One stretch of Xiphophorus maculatus strain JP 163 A chromosome 19, X_maculatus-5.0-male, whole genome shotgun sequence DNA includes these proteins:
- the rbks gene encoding ribokinase: MSDRAFDVVVVGSCMTDLVSQAPRLPKAGETIHGHKFFIGFGGKGANQCIQAARLGVKTAMICKVGKDFFGDNYIQNFKDNDVHTDFVWQTSDAATGAASITVNDAGENAIVIVAGANMLLGEEELQQALAAIRKAKVLVCQLEISLQTSLQALQMAHDNKVRTIFNPAPAVPDLDFSFYRVSDVFCCNESEAELLTGYSVNNVEDAHHAAQELLRRGCTAVIITLGPQGCVVLKAQDKTSTHVPSTAVKAVDTTGAGDSFIGALAFYLAHHPDMPLEEMARRANQVAAVSVQAVGTQTSFPFKQDLPANLF, translated from the exons CCAGGCACCAAGGCTACCGAAAGCAGGAGAAACAATCCATGGTCACAAGTTCTTCATTGGCTTTGGAGGGAAAGGAGCCAACCAGTGCATTCAGGCAGCTAGACTGGGGGTGAAAACTGCCATGATCTGCAAG GTTGGGAAAGACTTCTTTGGAGACAATTATATCCAGAATTTCAAGGACAATGATGTACACACAG ACTTTGTTTGGCAGACTTCAGATGCAGCCACAGGAGCCGCTTCAATCACCGTCAACGATGCAG GTGAAAATGCCATTGTAATTGTGGCCGGTGCCAACATGCTTTTGGGCgaagaggagctgcagcaagCTCTTGCTGCAATCAGAAAAGCTAAAGTCTTGGTGTGTCAGCTGGAGATCAGTTTGCAGACTTCCCTCCAGGCTCTGCAAATGGCTCATGACAATAAAG TAAGGACGATCTTCAACCCAGCGCCGGCCGTTCCTGACTTGGATTTCAGTTTCTACAGGGTCTCTGATGTGTTTTGCTGTAATGAGTCCGAG GCAGAGCTGCTGACCGGCTACTCGGTGAATAATGTGGAGGATGCTCATCATGCCGCTCAGGAGCTTCTGAGGCGAGGCTGCACGGCAGTCATCATCACTTTGGGACCCCAAGGCTGTGTGGTGCTTAAGGCACAGGATAAAACTTCGACACATGTACCATCTACTGCGGTCAAAGCAGTGGACACAACA GGAGCTGGCGACAGCTTCATCGGAGCACTGGCGTTTTACCTGGCTCACCACCCTGACATGCCTCTGGAAGAGATGGCACGCAGAGCCAATCAGGTGGCAGCGGTGAGCGTGCAGGCCGTCGGCACCCAGACATCATTCCCGTTCAAACAGGACCTGCCAGCCAATTTGTTCTGA
- the mrpl33 gene encoding 39S ribosomal protein L33, mitochondrial, which translates to MFLTSVNLAKAKSKTILVQMVSAAGTGYFFNTKRNRLREKLVLRKHDPFVKKHVLFFEKRKIRSI; encoded by the exons atgtttcttaccaGCGTGAACT TGGCTAAAGCAAAATCCAA GACCATCTTGGTGCAGATGGTAAGCGCTGCTGGGACAGGATACTTCTTTAACACGAAGAGGAATCGGCTCAGAGAGAAACTGGTGCTGCGAAAACATGACCCGTTTG TTAAAAAGCACGTCTTATTCTTTGAGAAGAGGAAGATCAGATCGATTTAA